The Microbacterium sp. LWH7-1.2 genome window below encodes:
- a CDS encoding F0F1 ATP synthase subunit B: MLNALVTYAAEEGAEAAHNPLLPAWYDIIWSSVCFIVILVIFWKVALPRMKKLLDERSAAIEGNIAKADEAQRKAEAALEEYTAQLAAARQEAGEIRDAAREDGKKIVAEAKETASAEAARLTATAHAQIEAERQTALVSLRSEVGTLALDLAGGVIGETLSDDKKAQAVVDRFLAELEESEGAKA, translated from the coding sequence ATGCTGAACGCTCTTGTCACGTACGCCGCGGAGGAGGGCGCCGAAGCGGCGCACAACCCTCTGCTCCCCGCGTGGTACGACATCATCTGGTCGTCGGTGTGCTTCATCGTCATCCTCGTCATCTTCTGGAAGGTCGCCCTTCCGCGGATGAAGAAGCTGCTCGACGAGCGCTCCGCTGCCATCGAGGGGAACATCGCCAAGGCCGACGAGGCCCAGCGCAAGGCTGAGGCCGCCCTCGAGGAGTACACGGCGCAGCTCGCCGCCGCGCGCCAGGAGGCCGGTGAGATCCGCGACGCCGCCCGCGAGGACGGCAAGAAGATCGTCGCCGAGGCCAAGGAGACTGCTTCCGCGGAGGCCGCGCGCCTGACCGCCACCGCGCACGCGCAGATCGAGGCGGAGCGCCAGACGGCACTCGTCTCGCTGCGCAGCGAGGTGGGCACGCTCGCCCTCGACCTCGCCGGCGGTGTGATCGGCGAGACGCTGTCCGACGACAAGAAGGCTCAGGCCGTCGTCGACCGCTTCCTCGCCGAGCTCGAAGAGTCCGAAGGGGCCAAGGCGTAA
- a CDS encoding F0F1 ATP synthase subunit delta gives MGSATTQALAATTAALRAASGVDLDVAGELFAVARAVGDSSQLSGALADSAASPEARRKVVFDVFGKAVKPATASLLATAVAERWSSSADLVDGIEELAVRAAAIADANADVEAELFAFTRTVADNPELELALGSRLGDSAAKGALVEKLLAGRASAGATLIATSLIRQPRERRVRQLLARATRLVADQRNRAVATVVAAAPLSAAQSERLTAALTKRYGTPVSLNTVVDPTVVGGVRVQIADDVIDASVSARLADLRQRLAG, from the coding sequence ATGGGCAGCGCGACCACTCAGGCCCTGGCGGCGACGACGGCGGCGCTGCGCGCCGCGTCGGGCGTCGACCTCGACGTGGCCGGCGAGCTGTTCGCCGTGGCGCGCGCCGTGGGCGACTCGTCGCAGCTGAGCGGCGCGCTCGCCGACTCCGCCGCGTCGCCAGAGGCCCGCCGCAAGGTCGTCTTCGACGTGTTCGGCAAGGCCGTGAAGCCGGCGACCGCATCGCTGCTGGCGACCGCCGTCGCCGAGCGGTGGTCCTCGTCCGCCGATCTGGTCGACGGCATCGAGGAGCTCGCCGTGCGGGCCGCCGCGATCGCCGACGCGAACGCCGACGTCGAGGCCGAGCTGTTCGCATTCACGCGGACCGTGGCCGACAATCCCGAGCTCGAGCTCGCGCTGGGCAGCCGACTGGGCGACTCCGCAGCGAAGGGCGCGCTCGTCGAGAAGCTCCTCGCGGGCCGCGCAAGCGCAGGGGCGACGCTGATCGCGACTTCCCTGATCCGCCAGCCCCGCGAGCGGCGCGTGCGTCAGCTGCTGGCGCGTGCGACGCGGCTCGTCGCCGACCAGCGCAACCGCGCGGTCGCGACGGTCGTCGCCGCGGCACCGCTCAGCGCGGCGCAGAGCGAGCGACTCACCGCTGCGCTCACCAAGCGCTACGGCACGCCGGTCTCGCTGAACACCGTCGTCGACCCGACCGTCGTCGGAGGCGTGCGCGTGCAGATCGCGGACGACGTGATCGACGCGAGCGTGTCGGCGCGCCTGGCCGACCTCCGTCAGCGGCTCGCCGGCTGA
- the atpE gene encoding ATP synthase F0 subunit C has product MDATTVLAEVTGSIATVGYGLAAIGPAIGVGIVVGKTIEGVARQPELAGRLQVLMWIGIAFTEALAFIGIATGFIFGYA; this is encoded by the coding sequence GTGGACGCAACTACCGTTCTCGCTGAGGTCACCGGCTCCATCGCCACCGTCGGTTACGGCCTTGCAGCGATCGGCCCGGCCATCGGCGTGGGCATCGTCGTCGGCAAGACGATCGAGGGCGTCGCCCGCCAGCCCGAGCTGGCCGGCCGCCTGCAGGTGCTCATGTGGATCGGTATCGCCTTCACCGAGGCGCTCGCCTTCATCGGCATCGCGACCGGCTTCATCTTCGGCTACGCGTGA
- the atpD gene encoding F0F1 ATP synthase subunit beta, translated as MSLTADKTETEVVGRVARVTGPVVDIEFPHDSIPDIYNALKTTITIGDESTEITLEVAQHLGDDLVRAISLKPTDGMVRGQEVRNTGGPITVPVGDVTKGKVFNVTGDVLNAEPGETIEITERWGIHRQAPSFDQLESKTEMFETGIKSIDLLTPYVQGGKIGLFGGAGVGKTVLIQEMIQRVAQDHGGVSVFAGVGERTREGNDLIGEMEEAGVFDKTALVFGQMDEPPGTRLRVALSALTMAEYFRDVQKQDVLLFIDNIFRFTQAGSEVSTLLGRMPSAVGYQPNLADEMGVLQERITSTRGHSITSLQAIYVPADDYTDPAPATTFAHLDATTELSREIASKGLYPAIDPLTSTSRILDPRYIGEDHYRVATAVKQILQKNKELQEIIAILGVDELSEEDKIVVSRARRIQQFLSQNTYMAKKFTGVEGSTVPIKETIESFDAIVKGQFDHVAEQAFFNVGGISDVEEQWARIQKENG; from the coding sequence ATGAGCCTCACCGCTGACAAGACCGAGACGGAGGTCGTCGGGCGCGTCGCCCGCGTCACCGGCCCCGTCGTCGACATCGAGTTCCCGCACGACTCGATCCCCGACATCTACAACGCGCTGAAGACGACGATCACGATCGGCGACGAGTCGACCGAGATCACGCTCGAGGTCGCTCAGCACCTCGGCGACGACCTCGTCCGTGCGATCTCGCTCAAGCCGACCGACGGCATGGTCCGCGGCCAGGAGGTGCGCAACACCGGCGGCCCCATCACAGTGCCCGTCGGCGACGTCACCAAGGGCAAGGTGTTCAACGTCACGGGTGACGTGCTGAACGCGGAGCCGGGCGAGACCATCGAGATCACCGAGCGCTGGGGCATCCACCGCCAGGCGCCGTCGTTCGACCAGCTCGAGTCGAAGACCGAGATGTTCGAGACCGGCATCAAGAGCATCGACCTCCTCACCCCGTACGTGCAGGGTGGCAAGATCGGCCTCTTCGGCGGTGCCGGCGTCGGCAAGACGGTGCTCATCCAGGAGATGATCCAGCGCGTCGCGCAGGACCACGGCGGTGTGTCGGTGTTCGCCGGTGTCGGCGAGCGCACCCGTGAGGGCAACGACCTCATCGGCGAGATGGAGGAGGCGGGCGTCTTCGACAAGACCGCCCTCGTCTTCGGCCAGATGGACGAGCCGCCGGGGACGCGTCTGCGCGTCGCCCTGTCGGCCCTCACGATGGCGGAGTACTTCCGCGACGTGCAGAAGCAGGATGTGCTGCTCTTCATCGACAACATCTTCCGCTTCACGCAGGCCGGTTCCGAGGTCTCGACGCTGCTCGGCCGCATGCCCTCCGCGGTGGGCTACCAGCCGAACCTCGCCGACGAGATGGGCGTGCTCCAGGAGCGCATCACCTCGACGCGCGGTCACTCGATCACGTCGCTCCAGGCGATCTACGTTCCCGCCGACGACTACACCGACCCGGCTCCGGCGACCACGTTCGCGCACCTCGACGCGACCACCGAGCTCTCGCGTGAGATCGCGTCGAAGGGCCTGTACCCGGCCATCGACCCGCTGACCTCGACGAGCCGCATCCTCGACCCGCGCTACATCGGTGAGGACCACTACCGCGTGGCCACCGCCGTGAAGCAGATCCTGCAGAAGAACAAGGAGCTGCAGGAGATCATCGCGATCCTCGGCGTCGACGAGCTCTCAGAAGAGGACAAGATCGTCGTGTCGCGCGCGCGCCGCATCCAGCAGTTCCTCTCGCAGAACACCTACATGGCGAAGAAGTTCACCGGTGTCGAGGGTTCGACCGTTCCGATCAAGGAGACCATCGAGTCGTTCGACGCGATCGTCAAGGGCCAGTTCGACCACGTCGCCGAGCAGGCCTTCTTCAACGTCGGCGGAATCTCCGACGTCGAAGAGCAGTGGGCGCGCATCCAGAAGGAGAACGGCTGA
- a CDS encoding MraY family glycosyltransferase: MKQYVFTILLTAAVTFVLSWAVWRLSLKYKLYPGIRERDVHKTPTPRLGGIAMFLGVLAAFAVSSQHPYFSIVWAQPQQMYALLGATGLIVVVGVLDDLWDLDWMIKLGAQFLAAGVIAWFGQLQIYTLPLGGMTIFSSWASFTLTVFSIVVVMNAVNFIDGLDGLVAGVCLIANLVFFAYSYMVFRDIGSSTYFTLSSLIAAVLIGACIGFLPLNWSPARLFMGDAGALMLGLLMACSAISITGNFDPAMIADNDAFGRSQLLGAFIPILLPVVVVLLPLLDFGLAVVRRMSRGKSPFSPDRKHLHHRMLDMGHTDRDAVLIFYAWTALVSLSVLLMYIGTTLQWPGDYLFGVFYGIVGIAACLVVTLLPSHRRPLAAASVSSDPEPAPQPDPAPAQEDAR; this comes from the coding sequence GTGAAGCAGTACGTCTTCACGATCCTCCTCACGGCGGCCGTCACCTTCGTCCTGTCGTGGGCGGTGTGGCGACTCAGCCTCAAGTACAAGCTGTATCCGGGCATCCGCGAGCGCGACGTCCACAAGACCCCTACGCCGCGCCTCGGCGGCATCGCCATGTTCCTGGGCGTGCTGGCGGCGTTCGCGGTGTCGTCGCAGCATCCGTATTTCTCCATCGTCTGGGCGCAGCCGCAGCAGATGTACGCGCTGCTGGGCGCGACCGGGCTCATCGTGGTCGTCGGCGTCCTCGACGACCTGTGGGACCTCGACTGGATGATCAAGCTCGGCGCGCAGTTCCTCGCCGCCGGCGTCATCGCGTGGTTCGGGCAGCTGCAGATCTACACGCTGCCGCTGGGCGGGATGACGATCTTCTCGAGCTGGGCGAGCTTCACTCTCACCGTGTTCTCGATCGTCGTCGTCATGAACGCGGTGAACTTCATCGACGGGCTCGACGGGCTCGTCGCCGGTGTGTGCCTCATCGCGAACCTCGTCTTCTTCGCGTACTCCTACATGGTGTTCCGCGACATCGGCTCGAGCACTTACTTCACGCTGTCGTCGCTCATCGCCGCCGTGCTCATCGGCGCGTGCATCGGCTTCCTCCCACTGAACTGGAGCCCTGCGCGCCTCTTCATGGGCGATGCCGGCGCGCTCATGCTCGGCCTCCTCATGGCGTGCTCGGCGATCTCCATCACCGGCAACTTCGACCCCGCGATGATCGCCGACAACGACGCCTTCGGCCGCTCGCAGCTGCTCGGTGCGTTCATCCCCATCCTCCTGCCGGTCGTCGTCGTGCTGCTGCCGCTGCTCGACTTCGGCCTCGCCGTCGTGCGGCGCATGAGCAGGGGCAAGTCGCCGTTCTCGCCCGACCGCAAGCACCTGCACCACCGCATGCTCGACATGGGCCACACCGACCGCGACGCCGTGCTCATCTTCTACGCGTGGACCGCGCTGGTGAGCCTTTCGGTGCTGTTGATGTACATCGGCACGACGCTGCAGTGGCCGGGGGACTACCTCTTCGGCGTGTTCTACGGCATCGTCGGCATCGCCGCATGCCTCGTCGTCACCCTTCTTCCCTCTCACCGCCGCCCGCTCGCCGCGGCGTCGGTGTCTTCCGATCCCGAACCCGCACCGCAGCCCGATCCCGCGCCCGCACAGGAGGACGCCCGATGA
- a CDS encoding L-threonylcarbamoyladenylate synthase translates to MSPIYDCRDESQLLTGMRQARQAIGRGELVVIPTDTVYGVAADAFDHAAVARLLAAKGRGRQSPPPVLVAGLTTLRALVAEVPEPIERLVEAYWPGGLTIVLPSQPSLSWDLGETRGTVAVRMPAHRIALELLEETGPLAVSSANLTGMAAGITAEDAEGMLKDSVAVYLGDGPSKTGIPSTIIDATSLVVGDEPRVRVLRDGAVSREQLRDVLGDLLEPDPGSEPAADPAAFETDATADVAADPEAVAALEAPEPDRS, encoded by the coding sequence ATGTCCCCCATCTACGACTGCCGTGACGAGTCACAGCTGCTCACCGGCATGCGCCAGGCGCGCCAGGCCATCGGCCGGGGCGAGCTCGTCGTCATCCCCACCGACACCGTCTACGGCGTCGCCGCCGACGCCTTCGACCACGCCGCCGTCGCGCGCCTACTCGCGGCGAAGGGTCGTGGCCGCCAGTCGCCGCCCCCCGTTCTCGTGGCCGGGCTCACGACGCTGCGCGCGCTCGTCGCCGAGGTGCCCGAACCGATCGAGCGTCTGGTCGAGGCCTACTGGCCCGGCGGCCTCACCATCGTGCTGCCCTCGCAGCCGTCCCTGTCGTGGGACCTCGGCGAGACTCGCGGCACCGTCGCGGTGCGCATGCCCGCGCACCGCATCGCCCTCGAACTCCTCGAAGAGACCGGACCCCTCGCCGTCTCGAGCGCCAACCTCACCGGCATGGCGGCCGGCATCACCGCCGAGGATGCGGAGGGGATGCTGAAGGACAGCGTCGCCGTCTACCTCGGCGACGGGCCGTCGAAGACCGGCATCCCTTCGACGATCATCGACGCGACCAGCCTCGTCGTGGGCGACGAGCCCCGGGTGCGCGTGCTGCGCGACGGCGCCGTGAGCCGCGAGCAGCTGCGCGACGTGCTCGGCGACCTCCTCGAACCCGACCCCGGCTCGGAGCCCGCGGCAGATCCGGCAGCTTTCGAGACGGATGCCACGGCCGACGTTGCTGCGGACCCTGAGGCGGTTGCGGCGCTCGAGGCGCCGGAACCCGACCGCTCGTGA
- the atpB gene encoding F0F1 ATP synthase subunit A: MIAPFATDEPPVFHGPSIDEFFPEILFNLAGVPITRIHLIQFLATIAVVVIFWLGTRRMRVVPGRFQSLVEMGLDFVRVNIGEDLLGKKDAQRFLPILTTMFFMILFMNITGIIPFLNIAGTSIIAVPLTLAVVSYVTFIYAGIKKSPKNFFKNSLFPSGVPWPIYIIVTPIELISTFIIRPVTLTLRLLMNMMVGHLLLVLFFAATQFFIFDMGGWWSILGAGSLAFGFIFTLFEILVAVLQAYVFALLTAVYIQLAVAEEH, from the coding sequence CTGATCGCCCCCTTTGCCACGGATGAACCCCCCGTCTTCCACGGGCCCTCGATCGATGAGTTCTTCCCTGAGATCCTCTTCAATCTTGCCGGTGTTCCGATCACCCGGATCCACCTCATCCAGTTCCTCGCCACGATCGCCGTCGTCGTGATCTTCTGGCTCGGCACGCGCCGCATGCGTGTCGTGCCGGGGCGCTTCCAGAGCCTCGTCGAGATGGGGCTGGACTTCGTCCGCGTCAACATCGGCGAAGATCTGCTGGGCAAGAAGGACGCCCAGCGCTTCCTGCCGATCCTCACGACGATGTTCTTCATGATCCTGTTCATGAACATCACGGGCATCATCCCGTTCCTGAACATCGCCGGCACCAGCATCATCGCGGTGCCGCTGACCCTCGCGGTCGTGAGCTACGTGACGTTCATCTACGCCGGCATCAAGAAGAGCCCGAAGAACTTCTTCAAGAACTCGCTCTTCCCCTCGGGCGTGCCGTGGCCGATCTACATCATCGTCACGCCGATCGAGCTGATCTCGACGTTCATCATCCGTCCCGTCACGCTGACGCTCCGACTCCTGATGAACATGATGGTCGGCCACCTGCTGCTCGTGCTGTTCTTCGCCGCCACGCAGTTCTTCATCTTCGACATGGGCGGCTGGTGGTCGATCCTCGGCGCCGGCAGCCTCGCGTTCGGCTTCATCTTCACCCTGTTCGAGATCCTGGTGGCCGTCCTCCAGGCCTACGTCTTCGCCCTTCTCACCGCGGTCTACATCCAGCTCGCGGTCGCCGAAGAGCACTGA
- the prmC gene encoding peptide chain release factor N(5)-glutamine methyltransferase, with translation MPAPDESSVLSDALRRAAARLAEAGIADPSVDVELLAAFVLGTGRGGVQAAAIRGDRLTAQDAARLDELVARRVTREPLQHITGTAPFRHLELRVGPGVFVPRPETEVVAQLAIDALRAAASVSPVAVDLGTGSGAIALAMATEVPHARVFAAENSVDAFVWTKENFSRVGADNATLAFIDLAHAFPELDGTVSVVASNPPYVPDAAIPRDPEVRFFDPPAALYGGEDGLDVVRILSAVGMRLAHPGGMLVIEHGEWQGEAIRRILEADGWRAAATHPDLTMRDRATTALRP, from the coding sequence ATGCCTGCTCCCGACGAATCCTCCGTTCTTTCCGACGCTCTCCGGCGTGCCGCCGCCCGCCTGGCCGAGGCCGGCATCGCCGACCCGTCCGTCGACGTCGAGCTGCTCGCCGCCTTCGTGCTCGGAACCGGGCGCGGGGGAGTGCAGGCGGCGGCGATCCGCGGCGACCGGCTCACCGCGCAGGATGCCGCCCGTCTCGACGAACTCGTCGCGCGCCGCGTCACGCGCGAACCGCTGCAGCACATCACCGGCACGGCCCCGTTCCGCCACCTGGAGCTGCGGGTCGGCCCGGGCGTCTTCGTGCCGCGTCCCGAGACCGAGGTCGTCGCGCAGCTGGCGATCGACGCCCTGCGGGCGGCAGCATCCGTGTCTCCCGTCGCTGTGGATCTCGGCACCGGCAGCGGCGCGATCGCCCTCGCGATGGCGACCGAGGTGCCGCACGCCCGGGTGTTCGCGGCGGAGAACTCGGTCGACGCCTTCGTATGGACGAAGGAGAACTTCTCGCGGGTCGGCGCCGACAACGCGACGCTCGCCTTCATCGACCTGGCCCACGCGTTCCCGGAGCTCGACGGCACGGTGTCGGTCGTGGCGTCCAATCCTCCCTATGTTCCGGATGCTGCGATCCCGCGCGATCCGGAGGTGCGCTTCTTCGATCCGCCCGCGGCCCTGTACGGAGGGGAGGACGGCCTCGACGTCGTCCGCATCCTGAGCGCGGTGGGAATGCGCCTGGCGCACCCCGGCGGCATGCTCGTGATCGAGCACGGCGAATGGCAGGGGGAGGCGATCCGCCGGATCCTCGAGGCCGACGGCTGGCGCGCCGCCGCGACGCACCCCGACCTCACGATGCGCGACCGCGCGACCACCGCGCTGCGCCCCTGA
- a CDS encoding F0F1 ATP synthase subunit gamma, protein MGAQLRVYKQKISSAQTTKKITKAMELIAASRIQKAMARVRASSPFARAVTRAVSAVATHSNVDHPLTVERETIRRSAVVIFTSDRGLAGAFNSQILREGLELAQLLRQEGREPVFYLVGRKAVGYFQFRRMDSAAEWTGDTDTPHFTTAEEIAATLLDAYDRGGEENGVDEIHLVYNRFVSMMTQTPETVRLLPLEVVEADEASSAAVYPLYEFEPDAETVLDALLPVYIQSRVFNALLQSSAAKHAATQKAMKSASDNADKLITDYTRLRNNARQAEITQQIAEIVGGADALSSSK, encoded by the coding sequence ATGGGCGCACAACTCCGGGTCTACAAGCAGAAGATCAGCTCTGCTCAGACGACCAAGAAGATCACGAAGGCGATGGAACTCATCGCGGCTTCGCGCATCCAGAAGGCGATGGCGCGTGTGCGCGCGTCGTCGCCCTTCGCGCGTGCCGTGACGCGTGCCGTCTCCGCCGTGGCGACGCACTCCAACGTCGACCACCCGCTGACCGTCGAACGCGAGACGATCCGCCGCTCCGCGGTCGTGATCTTCACGTCCGACCGCGGCCTCGCGGGCGCGTTCAACTCGCAGATCCTGCGAGAAGGCCTCGAACTCGCGCAGCTGCTGCGCCAGGAGGGCCGCGAGCCGGTGTTCTACCTCGTCGGTCGCAAGGCGGTGGGGTACTTCCAGTTCCGCCGCATGGACAGTGCCGCCGAGTGGACGGGCGACACCGACACTCCGCACTTCACCACCGCCGAGGAGATCGCGGCGACGCTGCTCGACGCGTACGACCGCGGCGGCGAGGAGAACGGCGTCGACGAGATCCACCTCGTCTACAACCGCTTCGTCAGCATGATGACGCAGACGCCCGAGACGGTGCGCCTGCTTCCGCTCGAGGTCGTCGAGGCCGACGAGGCGTCCTCCGCCGCGGTGTACCCCCTGTACGAGTTCGAGCCGGATGCCGAGACCGTGCTCGACGCCCTCCTGCCGGTGTACATCCAGAGCCGCGTCTTCAACGCTCTCCTGCAGTCGTCGGCCGCCAAGCACGCCGCGACCCAGAAGGCGATGAAGTCCGCCAGCGACAACGCCGACAAGCTCATCACCGACTACACGCGCCTGCGCAACAACGCGCGCCAGGCCGAGATCACGCAGCAGATCGCCGAGATCGTCGGCGGCGCCGACGCGCTCTCGTCGAGCAAGTGA
- the atpA gene encoding F0F1 ATP synthase subunit alpha: MADLTISPDVIRDALKDFVAAYEPTGAAATEVGTVVDAADGIAHVEGLPGVMANELVMFADGTQGLALNLDEHEIGVVVLGDFSGVEAGQQVTRTGEVLSVAVGDGYLGRVVDPLGNPIDGLGEIATVGRRALELQAPGVMQRKSVHEPLQTGIKAIDAMIPVGRGQRQLIIGDRQTGKTAIAIDTIINQKANWDSGDVNKQVRCIYVAIGQKGSTIAAVKGALEDAGALEYTTIVAAPASDPAGFKYLAPYTGSAIGQHWMYEGKHVLVIFDDLSKQAEAYRAVSLLLRRPPGREAYPGDVFYLHSRLLERCAKLSDELGAGSMTGLPIIETKANDVSAYIPTNVISITDGQIFLQSDLFNANQRPAVDVGISVSRVGGDAQVKSIKKVSGTLKLELAQYRSLEAFAMFASDLDAASRRQLARGARLTELLKQPQYSPYPVEEQVVSIWAGTNGKLDSIEVEDVLSFERELLDYLRRNTTILDTLRETNVLDDDTVAELTKRTDDFILEFRAGKGQAIGKPGHEEVAAAQADDVNQEKIVKGRR, encoded by the coding sequence ATGGCAGATCTCACTATCAGCCCTGATGTCATCCGTGACGCGCTGAAGGACTTCGTCGCCGCCTACGAGCCCACCGGGGCCGCGGCCACCGAGGTCGGAACCGTCGTCGACGCCGCGGACGGCATCGCCCACGTCGAGGGCCTGCCCGGTGTCATGGCGAACGAGCTGGTGATGTTCGCGGACGGCACTCAGGGCCTCGCACTGAACCTGGACGAGCATGAGATCGGTGTGGTCGTCCTCGGCGACTTCTCCGGTGTCGAGGCCGGCCAGCAGGTCACCCGCACCGGCGAGGTCCTGTCGGTCGCCGTCGGCGACGGCTACCTCGGCCGCGTCGTCGACCCGCTCGGCAACCCGATCGACGGTCTCGGCGAGATCGCCACTGTCGGCCGCCGTGCGCTGGAGCTGCAGGCGCCCGGCGTGATGCAGCGCAAGAGCGTGCACGAGCCGCTGCAGACCGGCATCAAGGCCATCGACGCGATGATCCCCGTCGGCCGCGGCCAGCGCCAGCTCATCATCGGTGACCGCCAGACCGGCAAGACGGCCATCGCGATCGACACGATCATCAACCAGAAGGCCAACTGGGACTCGGGCGACGTCAACAAGCAGGTGCGCTGCATCTACGTCGCCATCGGCCAGAAGGGCTCGACGATCGCGGCCGTGAAGGGCGCGCTCGAGGACGCCGGTGCGCTGGAGTACACGACCATCGTCGCCGCTCCCGCGTCCGACCCCGCGGGCTTCAAGTACCTCGCGCCCTACACCGGCTCGGCCATCGGCCAGCACTGGATGTACGAGGGCAAGCACGTCCTGGTCATCTTCGACGACCTGTCGAAGCAGGCCGAGGCCTACCGTGCCGTGTCGCTGCTCCTCCGCCGCCCCCCGGGCCGCGAGGCCTACCCGGGCGACGTCTTCTACCTGCACTCGCGTCTGCTCGAGCGCTGCGCGAAGCTGTCCGACGAGCTCGGTGCCGGTTCGATGACGGGCCTGCCGATCATCGAGACCAAGGCGAACGACGTCTCGGCGTACATCCCGACCAACGTGATCTCGATCACCGACGGCCAGATCTTCCTGCAGTCCGACCTGTTCAACGCCAACCAGCGCCCGGCGGTCGACGTCGGCATCTCGGTTTCCCGAGTCGGCGGCGACGCCCAGGTCAAGTCGATCAAGAAGGTCTCCGGCACGCTCAAGCTCGAGCTCGCCCAGTACCGCTCGCTCGAGGCGTTCGCGATGTTCGCGAGCGACCTGGACGCGGCCTCCCGTCGCCAGCTCGCCCGCGGTGCGCGCCTGACCGAGCTGCTCAAGCAGCCGCAGTACTCGCCGTACCCCGTGGAAGAGCAGGTCGTCTCGATCTGGGCCGGCACCAACGGCAAGCTCGACTCGATCGAGGTCGAGGACGTGCTCTCGTTCGAGCGGGAGCTGCTGGACTACCTCCGCCGCAACACCACGATCCTCGACACGCTGCGCGAGACCAACGTTCTCGATGACGACACCGTCGCGGAGCTGACGAAGCGGACCGACGACTTCATCCTCGAGTTCCGGGCCGGCAAGGGTCAGGCCATCGGCAAGCCCGGCCACGAGGAAGTCGCGGCGGCGCAGGCGGACGACGTGAACCAGGAGAAGATCGTCAAGGGCCGCCGCTAA